A part of Thermocrinis albus DSM 14484 genomic DNA contains:
- the moeB gene encoding molybdopterin-synthase adenylyltransferase MoeB, whose amino-acid sequence MFRLTEEQIKRYARHIILPEVGGKGQEKLLSSKVLVIGAGGLGSPAIFYLAAAGVGTIGIVDFDVVDFSNLQRQILHTTDRVGIPKVESAKRTVEALNPDVKVITYNTMINKNNIMEIIKDYDVVLDGTDNFPTRFLINDACYFMGKPLVSAAMLRFEGQITVFDFRDRENSPCYRCLYPEPPPPGLVPSCQEAGILGSIGGIMGCIQATEAIKLLLGIGEPLVGKLLIMDALSMDFRKVKLRKDPSCPLCSEKATIKELIEYQQTCDAHF is encoded by the coding sequence ATGTTCAGGCTCACGGAAGAACAGATAAAGCGTTACGCACGTCACATAATACTACCTGAGGTAGGAGGAAAGGGTCAAGAGAAGCTCCTCTCCTCCAAGGTACTGGTTATAGGGGCAGGTGGTCTAGGATCTCCCGCCATATTCTACTTGGCCGCCGCCGGTGTGGGCACTATAGGCATAGTGGACTTTGACGTGGTGGATTTTTCCAACCTGCAGAGGCAGATACTTCACACCACCGACAGGGTAGGTATACCCAAGGTGGAGTCTGCCAAAAGGACGGTGGAGGCCCTCAATCCGGACGTGAAGGTCATTACCTACAACACCATGATCAACAAAAACAACATTATGGAGATAATAAAGGATTATGACGTGGTACTGGATGGGACAGACAACTTTCCCACTCGGTTTCTGATAAACGACGCTTGTTACTTCATGGGTAAACCCCTTGTGTCGGCGGCTATGCTGAGGTTTGAAGGACAGATAACGGTGTTTGATTTCCGCGATAGGGAAAACTCCCCCTGTTACAGGTGTCTGTACCCAGAGCCGCCACCTCCAGGCCTTGTGCCCTCCTGTCAGGAAGCAGGTATACTGGGTTCCATAGGTGGGATAATGGGGTGCATACAGGCAACGGAGGCTATAAAACTGCTCTTAGGTATAGGTGAACCCCTCGTAGGTAAGCTTCTCATAATGGACGCCCTTTCTATGGATTTTAGGAAGGTGAAGCTCAGGAAGGATCCTTCCTGTCCTCTTTGCAGTGAGAAGGCCACTATAAAGGAACTTATAGAGTACCAACAGACGTGCGACGCTCATTTCTGA
- the pdxJ gene encoding pyridoxine 5'-phosphate synthase gives MRLGVNIDHVATLRQARRTFEPSPVLAALIAQQAGAHQITLHLREDRRHIQDEDLELIKKLVILPVNLEMAPTEEMKMIALRVRPDRCTLVPERRQEITTEGGLDVVKLESFLRDYLKELKEAGIEISLFVEPQEEQIRASHRVGADAVELHTGRYAELWNQHRFAEAQEELKRLREAGMLAKSLGLRVYAGHGLTYQNVTQLVAYLKDVVEELNVGHSIVSNAVLFGLEKAIKEFMEKMR, from the coding sequence ATGAGACTAGGGGTCAATATAGATCACGTGGCCACACTGCGACAGGCCAGGAGAACCTTTGAACCTAGTCCCGTGTTGGCTGCCCTCATAGCTCAACAAGCGGGTGCGCACCAGATAACCCTCCACCTGAGGGAAGACAGAAGACACATCCAAGACGAAGATCTGGAGTTGATAAAGAAGTTGGTGATACTACCTGTGAATCTGGAGATGGCTCCCACCGAGGAGATGAAGATGATAGCCCTAAGGGTGAGACCGGACAGATGCACTCTTGTTCCCGAAAGGAGACAGGAGATCACCACCGAAGGTGGACTGGACGTAGTAAAGTTAGAGAGTTTCTTAAGGGATTACCTAAAAGAGCTGAAGGAGGCGGGCATAGAGATATCCCTTTTTGTAGAACCTCAGGAAGAGCAGATAAGGGCATCTCACCGAGTGGGTGCGGATGCGGTGGAGCTTCATACAGGAAGGTACGCGGAACTGTGGAACCAACACAGGTTTGCTGAAGCTCAGGAAGAACTAAAAAGACTACGGGAGGCGGGAATGTTGGCAAAGAGTCTGGGTCTCAGAGTATACGCTGGCCACGGTCTTACCTATCAGAACGTAACACAGCTGGTGGCCTACCTTAAGGATGTGGTGGAGGAGCTAAACGTGGGCCACTCTATAGTATCCAACGCCGTACTCTTCGGTTTGGAGAAAGCTATAAAAGAGTTTATGGAAAAAATGAGATAA
- a CDS encoding type IV pilus twitching motility protein PilT, whose amino-acid sequence MLKQLLEKAVQVGASDIHLKVGSPPVFRIKKRLVRLDTLPPLDDKVMLDLLSEILAKNRKKLEEFERMGETDTSYSIPGVARFRVNIFRQRGSVGMAFRTVPFQVPAFESLNLPQVMKKVILENTKGLILVTGPTGSGKSTTLASLIEIINQTRDCVIVTIEDPIEYLFRDGKAYIVQREVSIDTSSFATGLRAALREDPDVIMVGEIRDSETAITALQAAETGHLVLSTLHTLDAKETINRLISMFPLESRQQVRLLLSETLVAVFSQRLLPKADGTGVVPAVEVLINTPSIKECIQNPDKLDEIPTLLEKGRSVYGTQTFDQHLEQLVRQGLIDVKTALAYATKPADLEIKLKGVSSGGYF is encoded by the coding sequence ATGCTGAAGCAGCTATTGGAAAAGGCTGTGCAAGTGGGTGCCTCCGATATTCACCTAAAGGTGGGAAGTCCACCTGTGTTCCGCATAAAGAAGAGGCTCGTTAGGCTGGATACTCTTCCTCCTTTGGACGATAAGGTTATGTTAGATCTCCTGTCGGAGATTTTGGCCAAAAACAGGAAAAAACTGGAAGAGTTTGAGAGAATGGGAGAAACGGACACCTCTTACTCCATACCAGGAGTTGCTCGTTTTAGGGTCAATATCTTTAGGCAGCGGGGTAGTGTAGGTATGGCCTTTAGAACCGTGCCCTTTCAAGTGCCGGCTTTCGAAAGTCTGAACCTGCCGCAGGTTATGAAGAAGGTTATTCTGGAGAACACAAAGGGACTTATTTTGGTTACAGGTCCCACAGGTTCAGGTAAGTCCACCACACTGGCGTCTCTCATAGAGATAATAAACCAAACGAGAGACTGTGTGATAGTGACTATAGAGGATCCCATAGAGTATCTCTTCAGGGATGGCAAAGCTTACATAGTACAGAGGGAGGTGAGTATTGACACCTCCTCCTTTGCCACAGGGTTGAGGGCTGCTCTCCGTGAAGACCCTGATGTCATCATGGTGGGAGAGATAAGAGACTCAGAAACCGCCATAACAGCCCTACAGGCAGCAGAAACAGGCCATTTGGTTCTCTCCACACTTCACACCCTAGATGCGAAGGAGACCATAAATAGGCTCATAAGTATGTTCCCTTTAGAGTCAAGACAACAAGTAAGATTACTCCTGTCAGAGACTTTGGTGGCGGTTTTCTCTCAGCGACTTCTTCCGAAGGCAGACGGAACAGGGGTGGTACCTGCAGTGGAGGTACTTATAAACACGCCTTCCATAAAAGAGTGCATACAAAATCCCGACAAACTGGATGAGATACCCACGCTTCTGGAAAAGGGCAGGAGTGTTTACGGTACCCAGACCTTTGATCAACACCTTGAACAACTGGTTCGTCAAGGATTGATAGATGTTAAGACAGCTCTTGCATATGCTACAAAGCCGGCCGACTTAGAGATAAAGCTGAAGGGGGTATCTTCCGGAGGATACTTCTAA
- a CDS encoding DUF554 domain-containing protein — MFPGFGTLLNASLVLVGSSLGLIFSRYVPERIRESVFMGIGIFTILIGIRFVTENKPDLLKVFASLIVGSLLGHILHLEEHLSKLTGEDKSLLRAFISSSLLFTVGPMTLTGCILEATRGDSSLLITKSLMDGFSSILLATSMGRGVALSSGFILLFQGGVTALAYFLGHILQPQSIANTLCVGGVLMVVVGLRMLEVPLRVSTVNLLPSLILSLFL; from the coding sequence ATGTTTCCGGGTTTTGGGACTCTTCTGAACGCATCCCTCGTATTGGTGGGTTCTTCCTTAGGGCTTATCTTCTCCCGTTACGTTCCGGAAAGGATCAGGGAGTCGGTCTTTATGGGTATAGGTATCTTCACCATCCTGATAGGTATAAGGTTCGTAACAGAGAACAAGCCGGACCTTCTCAAAGTCTTTGCATCCCTCATCGTAGGCTCCCTCTTAGGACACATCTTACATCTTGAGGAACACCTCAGTAAGCTCACAGGAGAGGACAAAAGCCTACTGAGGGCCTTCATTTCCTCTTCCCTCCTCTTCACGGTAGGTCCGATGACTTTGACGGGGTGCATACTGGAAGCTACAAGAGGTGATAGCTCCCTTCTCATTACCAAATCCCTCATGGATGGCTTTTCCTCCATCCTCTTAGCCACCTCTATGGGAAGAGGTGTGGCCCTCTCTTCTGGATTTATACTCCTCTTTCAAGGTGGTGTCACCGCGCTAGCTTACTTTTTGGGACACATCCTGCAGCCGCAGAGTATAGCCAACACCCTCTGCGTAGGTGGTGTTCTCATGGTGGTGGTAGGACTGAGGATGTTGGAGGTTCCACTTAGAGTCAGTACCGTTAACCTGCTTCCCTCCTTGATACTTTCCCTTTTCCTTTAG
- a CDS encoding glycosyltransferase — protein MRIVFASPDRETWVGRHIVSLVRSLRESGAELLEIHLQDGDLSEKVQQIQEFSPHFYVDINGTGSIVGLQDDKKVPLCDLLGFVHVSFFLDEPLVYFPPLLDLKNANNFLPIVTDLKYADTLRFLGVERFPTYMTPFVDSSSFPPPKEDRDIDLLFLGPVIDPSLIASEISQSYPEEFLPIFYEVGEFLFRNPEAHILFAHDYILSMFTPELQEKYTLWRSEKPEEALRFLNQILVYATQRKRWYILSFLEGVDLKVVGLVEGELPEGHTQIETTSWDVFLDVLGRSRMAIAVFPHSVPTGIGFTPLEIGMMGCAPVLDYRSTLPGFLVPGEEVITYYPMDRADIEEKVLYYLDHPEEAEEIGQRARKKVLEAFGMERRAEFLRDMFSSILEQAQNQSR, from the coding sequence ATGCGTATAGTTTTTGCATCACCGGACAGAGAAACATGGGTGGGAAGACACATAGTTAGTTTGGTGCGTTCCTTGAGGGAGAGTGGTGCTGAGCTTTTGGAGATTCACCTTCAGGACGGTGACCTATCAGAGAAGGTACAGCAGATACAGGAGTTCTCACCTCATTTCTACGTGGATATAAACGGTACAGGTTCCATAGTGGGTCTTCAGGATGACAAAAAAGTTCCCCTCTGTGATCTTTTGGGGTTTGTTCACGTTTCCTTTTTCCTGGATGAGCCCCTCGTTTACTTCCCTCCTTTACTGGATCTTAAAAACGCCAACAACTTCCTACCTATAGTGACGGATCTTAAGTACGCGGACACTCTTCGCTTCTTGGGAGTGGAGAGGTTCCCCACCTACATGACACCTTTCGTGGACAGCTCTTCCTTTCCGCCTCCGAAGGAAGACAGAGACATAGATCTCCTTTTCTTAGGACCGGTGATAGATCCCTCTCTCATAGCGTCTGAGATTTCCCAGAGCTATCCGGAGGAGTTCCTTCCCATCTTTTATGAGGTGGGAGAGTTCCTCTTCAGAAATCCAGAAGCCCATATACTTTTTGCCCATGACTACATCCTCTCCATGTTTACCCCAGAGCTTCAAGAAAAATACACCCTTTGGAGATCTGAGAAACCTGAAGAGGCACTGAGATTCCTAAATCAAATACTGGTGTACGCTACCCAGAGGAAGAGATGGTACATCCTGAGCTTCTTAGAGGGTGTGGATCTAAAGGTGGTGGGCCTGGTAGAGGGAGAGCTCCCCGAAGGACACACCCAGATAGAGACCACGTCGTGGGATGTTTTCTTGGATGTTCTTGGAAGGTCCCGTATGGCCATAGCGGTTTTTCCTCACAGCGTACCCACCGGTATAGGTTTCACACCCCTTGAAATAGGCATGATGGGATGTGCGCCCGTGTTGGATTACAGATCCACACTACCCGGTTTCTTGGTACCCGGTGAGGAGGTCATAACTTACTACCCCATGGACAGGGCAGACATAGAGGAGAAGGTCCTTTATTACCTTGATCATCCGGAAGAGGCGGAAGAGATTGGTCAGAGGGCCAGGAAAAAAGTTTTGGAGGCCTTCGGCATGGAGAGAAGAGCCGAGTTTTTAAGGGACATGTTCTCTAGCATACTGGAGCAAGCTCAAAACCAGTCTCGCTGA
- a CDS encoding prephenate dehydrogenase, giving the protein MFERVAIIGFGFMGGSLAMAIRDVYSCRIMGIDRSHQALQTAKKMGLLEEGSTQIEDIASFDPQLVVLATPVRAYYEIAPRLVHVVSPQCVITDIGSVKGRLVFFLEDVLGPRFVGGHPIAGTEKSGVENSVRGLFKDKKVVITPTPNTSQESLRWVEQLWKGIGSHVEFMDPYLHDLIFGAVSHLPHAVAFALVKAVLRMSQEEKVDMLLYAGAGFKDFTRIAASDPTMWRDIFTENKEYLLKALTVFKDSLEDLRKMIEEEKWEDLFLYLQEAREGRLRLY; this is encoded by the coding sequence ATGTTTGAGCGCGTAGCCATAATAGGTTTTGGTTTCATGGGCGGTTCTCTGGCCATGGCCATCAGAGATGTGTACTCTTGCCGTATTATGGGTATAGACAGAAGCCACCAAGCCCTGCAAACTGCCAAAAAAATGGGACTTTTGGAAGAAGGAAGCACCCAGATAGAGGATATAGCATCCTTTGATCCTCAGCTAGTGGTTCTGGCCACGCCTGTAAGAGCTTATTACGAGATAGCCCCCAGACTTGTTCATGTAGTGTCTCCTCAGTGTGTAATTACCGATATAGGAAGTGTGAAGGGAAGGTTGGTCTTCTTCTTGGAGGATGTTTTAGGTCCACGTTTTGTAGGTGGACATCCCATAGCAGGTACAGAAAAATCCGGTGTGGAGAACAGTGTGAGGGGTCTTTTTAAAGATAAAAAGGTGGTGATAACACCTACACCTAACACCTCTCAGGAGAGTCTCCGTTGGGTGGAACAGTTGTGGAAAGGGATAGGGTCCCATGTGGAGTTTATGGATCCTTATCTTCACGATCTTATCTTCGGTGCGGTTTCCCATCTTCCTCATGCTGTAGCCTTTGCTCTCGTAAAGGCTGTTCTGCGGATGAGTCAAGAAGAAAAGGTGGACATGCTTCTGTACGCCGGCGCAGGTTTTAAGGATTTTACGCGTATCGCTGCCTCTGACCCCACCATGTGGAGAGACATATTTACCGAAAACAAAGAGTACCTACTGAAAGCCCTCACTGTTTTTAAAGACTCCTTGGAGGATCTACGTAAGATGATAGAGGAGGAAAAGTGGGAGGATCTATTCCTATACCTCCAAGAGGCCAGGGAAGGTAGGTTGAGACTTTACTGA
- a CDS encoding dihydroorotase, with the protein MSRILLKKGRVVDPSQGLDETLDVLIDKGKIKALGKDLFETECLVLHVEGCVVAPAFVDIHVHMRDPGQTYKEDIETACRSAVAGGFTTLVCMPNTEPPIDNPHVARYVIQKGEKIGLCNVLPAGAITKGRKGKELTDFYALKMAGCVALTDDGSPLTDSLLMKRALQLAKQLGLLVMNHCEDDKLAYGSINEGSISDLLGLSVRPVEAEDILVARDCILSYRTGCPVHIQHVSSALSVEIIRFFKKLGAPVSCEVNPYHLLFTEKEILSSGADAKVNPPLRREEDRAALLEAVADGTIDCIATDHAPHHTSEKELVSFALPGMIGLQTALPIALSLVREGHITMQRMVELMSCNPARLLGIEGGSLRPGSEANVVVFDPEREWTLDQHTNLSRSKNTPLWGKKLKGKVLYTIYRGKVVYSDV; encoded by the coding sequence ATGTCCAGAATCCTATTAAAGAAGGGCAGGGTTGTTGATCCTTCTCAAGGGTTGGACGAAACCTTGGATGTGCTCATAGACAAAGGAAAGATAAAGGCGTTAGGTAAGGATCTTTTTGAAACAGAGTGTCTTGTACTCCATGTGGAAGGTTGCGTGGTGGCACCTGCCTTCGTGGACATACACGTCCATATGAGGGATCCAGGACAAACTTACAAGGAGGATATAGAAACGGCCTGCAGATCGGCGGTGGCAGGTGGGTTCACCACTTTGGTATGTATGCCCAACACAGAACCTCCCATAGACAACCCTCATGTTGCTCGTTACGTGATACAGAAAGGTGAGAAGATAGGTCTGTGTAACGTATTACCAGCAGGCGCCATCACCAAAGGAAGAAAGGGGAAAGAGCTTACAGATTTTTATGCCCTCAAGATGGCGGGATGTGTGGCTCTTACCGACGATGGTAGTCCCTTAACTGACTCCCTCCTCATGAAGAGAGCTCTGCAGTTGGCAAAACAGCTCGGTCTTCTTGTTATGAACCACTGTGAGGATGACAAACTGGCATACGGTTCCATCAACGAAGGGAGTATAAGCGATCTTTTGGGTCTTTCGGTGAGACCTGTGGAGGCGGAGGATATTCTGGTGGCCCGTGACTGTATCCTCTCCTATAGAACCGGTTGTCCCGTACACATTCAACACGTGAGCAGTGCTCTCAGCGTGGAGATAATAAGGTTCTTTAAGAAACTGGGTGCACCCGTGTCCTGCGAAGTAAATCCCTACCATCTTCTTTTTACGGAAAAAGAGATCCTCTCTTCAGGTGCAGACGCTAAAGTGAACCCACCCCTTAGGAGAGAGGAAGATCGCGCAGCGTTGTTGGAAGCGGTGGCAGATGGTACCATAGACTGTATAGCAACAGATCACGCTCCTCACCACACCTCCGAAAAAGAACTGGTGAGTTTCGCATTACCAGGAATGATAGGACTTCAGACAGCATTACCCATAGCCTTATCTTTGGTGAGGGAAGGGCACATAACTATGCAGAGGATGGTGGAACTTATGTCTTGCAACCCGGCACGACTGTTGGGTATAGAAGGTGGAAGCTTGAGACCTGGCTCGGAGGCCAACGTGGTGGTCTTTGATCCAGAAAGGGAGTGGACCCTTGATCAACATACCAACCTCTCCAGATCCAAGAACACCCCCCTTTGGGGAAAAAAGCTGAAGGGTAAGGTTCTTTACACCATATACAGAGGTAAGGTGGTTTACAGTGATGTTTGA
- a CDS encoding cation diffusion facilitator family transporter has translation MRKEHWALISLVVNLLQALVKLVVGVWTGSLSLIGEAVHSAADSMASVIAYITVKFSEHKSERFPYGLYRLENLGSIAIAFFLLLASYEIMGRAISGSVKVKEDTALAGLSVALLSMVSSLTLSLLERRAAKKLNSPTLMADSYHTLTDFFGSSLVFLSFLGLMLGFQWDRYFAGGVALLIAYTGLSILKKEVSILLDVSADEETLERIRSVINSFPQVKEIKHLFVRASGGRLFMDLTIKVEGKDFYEIHHLIDTIEEKLRKAIPQLEMAFIHYEPATDTPKVAVLMNGQKQVAPSFREARYLLLFSKDSKELLPLPQKEEDIARLVVDRNISILISGHHPEDPHAKTILGSKGVFVWETCEKNPYRAVSEVVYNLGNVQNPIKEGQGC, from the coding sequence ATGAGAAAGGAACACTGGGCACTGATCTCGCTGGTGGTTAACCTACTCCAGGCTTTGGTGAAACTGGTGGTAGGTGTTTGGACAGGTAGTCTGTCTCTTATTGGTGAGGCTGTTCATTCCGCCGCCGACTCTATGGCATCTGTCATAGCCTATATCACTGTCAAGTTCTCAGAGCATAAAAGTGAACGTTTTCCTTACGGTCTTTACAGACTTGAGAACTTAGGTTCCATAGCTATAGCCTTTTTTCTCCTATTGGCCTCTTACGAAATAATGGGTAGAGCTATAAGCGGTTCTGTGAAGGTGAAGGAAGATACGGCACTGGCTGGTCTCAGTGTTGCTCTGCTTTCCATGGTATCCTCCCTCACTCTGTCTCTCCTTGAGAGAAGGGCCGCAAAGAAGCTTAACTCACCTACCTTGATGGCTGACTCTTACCACACTCTCACCGACTTCTTTGGTTCTTCGTTGGTTTTCTTAAGTTTTTTGGGGCTGATGTTGGGATTTCAGTGGGACAGATACTTCGCTGGGGGTGTTGCCCTCCTCATAGCCTACACAGGACTTTCTATTCTCAAAAAGGAGGTATCTATACTCTTGGACGTATCCGCCGATGAAGAAACTTTGGAGAGAATAAGGTCCGTTATCAACTCCTTTCCTCAGGTAAAAGAGATAAAACATCTCTTTGTGAGGGCCTCAGGAGGAAGGTTGTTCATGGACCTTACCATAAAGGTGGAAGGTAAGGACTTTTACGAGATACACCATCTTATAGACACCATAGAGGAGAAACTAAGGAAAGCAATACCCCAGTTGGAGATGGCCTTTATACACTACGAACCGGCTACAGATACACCCAAAGTGGCGGTGTTGATGAACGGACAGAAACAGGTGGCCCCCAGTTTTAGAGAAGCTCGCTACCTGCTTCTTTTTTCCAAAGACAGTAAGGAACTTCTCCCATTACCCCAGAAGGAGGAGGATATAGCCCGGCTGGTGGTGGATAGGAACATATCCATACTAATAAGCGGCCATCATCCGGAGGATCCACATGCTAAGACCATACTGGGATCCAAAGGTGTGTTTGTTTGGGAAACCTGTGAGAAGAACCCTTACAGAGCTGTGTCAGAAGTTGTGTATAATTTAGGCAATGTCCAGAATCCTATTAAAGAAGGGCAGGGTTGTTGA
- a CDS encoding TIGR01212 family radical SAM protein (This family includes YhcC from E. coli K-12, an uncharacterized radical SAM protein.) yields MVSVSTEGLYYSLKDYLKERFGRRVQKITVALPFTCPNIDGTKATGGCTYCFAGTRPAHLSPSVPLKEQIEEGIKRARERYGKNLYFFIYYQSYSNTYGDKEYLKKVYDTALEFDEVVGIDVGTRPDCAPEWVLDLLESYTEKGLEVWVEYGLQSANFSTLKFINRAHGVSDFVDAVLRTKKRNLKVCAHVILGLPHEDREDMIETAKLVASLPIDGIKIHPLHVIKGTKMAEQYMRGEFRVLSLEEYASVAADVIELLPPNMVIHRVTGEVEEDRLIAPDYCTYRKKTEVISAILQELKRRGSYQGCKTPFNR; encoded by the coding sequence ATGGTGAGTGTTTCTACGGAAGGACTATATTACTCTCTGAAGGATTATCTGAAGGAGAGGTTCGGTAGAAGGGTTCAGAAGATAACGGTGGCTTTACCTTTCACGTGTCCCAACATTGATGGGACAAAGGCAACGGGAGGCTGCACTTACTGCTTCGCCGGTACTCGCCCTGCTCATCTGTCTCCTTCTGTTCCTCTGAAAGAACAGATAGAGGAAGGGATAAAACGTGCCAGAGAGAGGTATGGTAAAAACCTTTACTTTTTCATATACTACCAGTCTTACTCCAACACTTACGGAGATAAAGAATACCTGAAGAAGGTTTATGATACAGCCCTTGAGTTTGATGAGGTGGTGGGTATAGATGTAGGCACCAGACCTGACTGTGCACCCGAGTGGGTCTTGGATCTTCTGGAAAGCTATACCGAGAAGGGTCTTGAGGTATGGGTAGAGTACGGTCTGCAGTCGGCCAACTTCTCTACCCTTAAGTTCATCAACAGGGCTCACGGAGTCTCTGACTTTGTGGACGCTGTGCTCAGAACCAAGAAAAGGAACCTAAAGGTGTGCGCTCATGTTATACTAGGGCTTCCCCACGAGGACAGGGAAGATATGATAGAGACCGCTAAGCTGGTGGCCAGTTTACCCATAGACGGCATTAAAATACATCCCCTCCATGTGATAAAGGGTACCAAGATGGCAGAGCAGTATATGAGGGGAGAGTTCCGTGTTCTAAGCTTGGAAGAGTACGCTTCTGTTGCTGCAGATGTTATAGAGTTGTTGCCTCCTAACATGGTGATTCACAGGGTGACGGGAGAAGTAGAGGAGGATAGGCTGATAGCTCCTGATTACTGTACTTACAGGAAGAAGACCGAGGTTATATCGGCCATACTGCAAGAACTAAAGAGACGAGGTAGTTATCAGGGTTGCAAAACACCCTTCAACAGATGA
- a CDS encoding DUF86 domain-containing protein, whose amino-acid sequence MEKKVNISLLLESFHQLEKAYADLKKNLSVSVEEFLSNPLLQDKVRVDFNLAFESSMRPCRHLSVLYGLKTSSKDCLVKLAEYIGMQNLENLKAITDFYFRYRDLKEPVDPKELYSFLKENLDVFKEYARWVVEHVKKTTGNVLLIDFDLLNEKAKYLKDSIRKIEFVLSQGRVEFAKRPMYYDRARYFYTVAYDSLFEICKHLAPKWGVKKFGDDCLIKLVQIGVIPPEYEEKIQKLTRLRNRLLNTWEISPDELYQELADTKDTMEPILKHISSALRKLLEEKRTVGKEP is encoded by the coding sequence ATGGAGAAAAAGGTAAACATCAGTCTCCTCCTTGAGAGTTTCCATCAGTTGGAGAAAGCTTACGCAGATCTGAAAAAGAACCTCTCCGTAAGTGTGGAGGAGTTTCTCAGCAACCCATTACTTCAGGACAAGGTGCGTGTGGACTTTAATCTAGCCTTCGAAAGCTCCATGAGGCCTTGCAGACACCTTTCTGTCCTCTATGGTCTTAAGACCTCTTCCAAAGACTGCCTTGTTAAGTTGGCCGAGTATATAGGTATGCAGAACTTGGAAAACCTTAAAGCCATCACCGATTTTTACTTTCGTTACAGGGACCTGAAAGAACCTGTAGACCCCAAGGAGCTCTACAGTTTTCTAAAAGAGAACCTGGATGTCTTCAAAGAATACGCCAGGTGGGTGGTGGAACACGTTAAAAAAACCACCGGAAACGTGCTGCTCATAGACTTTGATCTCCTTAACGAAAAAGCCAAGTACCTTAAGGATTCCATAAGGAAGATAGAGTTTGTTTTGTCCCAAGGAAGGGTGGAGTTTGCGAAAAGGCCTATGTATTATGACAGAGCTAGGTATTTTTATACAGTAGCTTACGACTCTCTCTTTGAGATATGTAAGCACTTAGCTCCCAAGTGGGGAGTAAAGAAGTTCGGTGATGACTGTCTCATCAAGTTGGTACAGATAGGAGTTATACCCCCGGAGTATGAGGAGAAAATCCAGAAACTTACGCGACTGAGGAACCGCCTTTTGAATACATGGGAGATAAGTCCCGATGAACTATACCAGGAGTTGGCCGATACCAAAGACACTATGGAACCTATCCTCAAACATATATCTTCTGCATTACGCAAACTCTTAGAGGAGAAAAGGACTGTGGGTAAAGAACCATGA
- the flgG gene encoding flagellar basal-body rod protein FlgG, with protein sequence MFRALWTSASGMSAQQTNLDVISHNMANVNTVGFKKMRPTFQDLLYQTVRDPGAPTSPTTRAPSGFQIGLGVYISDTYGIFTQGNLFQTGNQLDLAIQGDGFFKVVLPDGTIAYTRNGQFRLDADGRIVNPDGYPLDPEITVPADAISVSIGPDGTVSVLRQGATTVEEIGRIELAKFVNPAGLRRIGNNLFIQTDASGEPIVDNPGNQGLGTLLQGYLESSNVNIVEEMVNLIIAQRAFEFNSKGIMAADDMLGQVANLRK encoded by the coding sequence ATGTTCAGAGCCCTTTGGACATCGGCGTCTGGTATGTCGGCACAACAGACAAACCTAGATGTAATTTCCCACAATATGGCTAATGTAAACACAGTAGGTTTCAAGAAGATGCGCCCCACTTTTCAGGACCTCCTCTACCAAACTGTGAGAGATCCCGGAGCACCCACATCTCCAACGACACGCGCTCCATCTGGCTTTCAAATAGGCCTAGGTGTCTACATATCGGACACTTACGGAATATTCACCCAAGGTAATCTCTTCCAAACGGGCAACCAGTTAGACTTGGCCATACAGGGTGACGGTTTTTTTAAGGTGGTGCTTCCAGATGGCACAATAGCCTATACCCGTAACGGTCAGTTTCGGTTAGATGCGGACGGCAGAATAGTTAATCCCGATGGGTATCCGCTGGATCCAGAAATAACAGTACCAGCAGATGCTATAAGTGTGAGTATAGGGCCAGATGGTACTGTGAGTGTCCTAAGGCAGGGGGCCACGACGGTGGAGGAGATAGGAAGGATAGAACTTGCCAAATTTGTGAACCCAGCAGGTTTAAGAAGAATAGGCAACAACCTTTTCATACAGACAGACGCTTCCGGAGAACCTATTGTGGACAATCCTGGCAACCAGGGACTCGGTACACTTCTACAGGGATACTTGGAATCCTCCAACGTGAACATTGTGGAAGAAATGGTGAACCTCATCATAGCCCAGAGGGCTTTTGAGTTCAACAGCAAGGGTATAATGGCTGCCGACGATATGCTGGGCCAGGTGGCTAATCTTCGGAAATAG